A window of Fimbriimonadaceae bacterium contains these coding sequences:
- a CDS encoding polysaccharide deacetylase family protein: MKLVVTVDVEEDQWGITPPSHATVNNVYRLPILQRLFGEFGIVPTYLLTYPVVRDARAAAILRGLLDAGECEIGAHCHPWTTPPHGESLTTFNSMLSNLPPALQFEKLRCLHEAIEETFDMAPIAFRSGRWGFDARVAKQIARLGYRVDTSVTPYTSWTKESGPDFSHVSPCLYTFPQEPFSEPGSRGALAEVPVSIGYLHGDFRACANMAQRLRLEPFRRFKLGGLLSRLHVLRKVWLSPEMETPSRMLQLVRQMRHQGYEVLNLVFHSSALMGGCGPFVRTSAEEQLFLERLRTFLHRVTGEAVTRASLSRVIELPAASGAFPAVAEMSRAG, encoded by the coding sequence ATGAAGTTGGTGGTGACGGTCGACGTTGAAGAAGATCAGTGGGGTATCACGCCGCCTTCTCATGCGACGGTCAACAACGTGTACCGCCTGCCCATTCTGCAGAGGTTGTTCGGCGAGTTCGGTATTGTGCCGACCTACCTCCTCACCTACCCCGTCGTCAGGGATGCGCGCGCGGCGGCCATCCTGCGGGGCCTGTTGGACGCCGGCGAATGTGAGATCGGGGCGCATTGCCATCCGTGGACTACGCCGCCGCATGGGGAGAGTTTGACGACGTTCAATAGTATGCTCAGCAACTTGCCGCCGGCCCTGCAGTTTGAAAAGCTGCGATGTTTACACGAAGCCATTGAGGAGACGTTCGACATGGCGCCCATTGCCTTTCGAAGCGGGCGTTGGGGGTTCGACGCGCGCGTGGCGAAGCAGATCGCCAGGCTCGGGTATCGTGTCGACACCTCCGTCACGCCGTATACCTCGTGGACGAAGGAGTCCGGTCCCGATTTCTCGCACGTCTCGCCTTGTCTGTATACCTTCCCGCAGGAGCCGTTCAGCGAGCCTGGTTCGAGAGGCGCGCTTGCTGAAGTTCCCGTGAGCATCGGCTATCTCCATGGGGACTTTCGGGCCTGTGCGAACATGGCGCAACGACTCAGGTTGGAGCCGTTTCGCAGGTTCAAGCTCGGCGGGCTGCTTTCGCGATTGCACGTCTTGCGAAAGGTATGGCTCTCGCCGGAGATGGAAACTCCCTCGAGGATGCTGCAGCTTGTACGGCAGATGAGGCATCAGGGCTATGAGGTCCTGAATCTCGTGTTCCATTCGTCTGCGCTCATGGGGGGGTGTGGGCCGTTCGTCCGGACGAGCGCCGAAGAGCAGCTGTTTCTGGAGAGGCTCAGGACGTTTCTGCATCGTGTGACAGGAGAAGCGGTCACACGTGCCTCTCTATCACGGGTCATCGAGCTCCCAGCGGCCTCGGGGGCGTTTCCGGCAGTTGCGGAGATGTCCCGGGCCGGCTAA